The Melanotaenia boesemani isolate fMelBoe1 chromosome 17, fMelBoe1.pri, whole genome shotgun sequence genome segment tttcttcttcttcctcttcctcgctGTCTTACTCCTTTGCACCTTGACCTCCAACTGACTTTCCTCTAAGACACACAGATATTTCAGTCATCAGTCCAAATACTATTAGTGCTttatgagggtttttttttttaatttggaggatgttttatacagtttttactATTTCAGAATCTTTGAGCTGTCAGATCTGATTCAAGAATCCTCAAAAAGCCAGAAACACAGATGAATGTAAGTCAATggggtgtgtttgttttaccCATGGTGATGACAAGGCTGGAATCTGTGGTGTCTTCCTCCACCACCAGGTagccctcatcttcctcttcctcagctcTGGCTCCTGCAGGAGCTGGTGGTGGTAGCAACAAAGCATCACGGGAGATGAGTTCGGATGATGGCGCACTGTGAGCAGTCCCGATGGTGCTGATGGCATTTTGCAGTTTGGACGGGGTTAGTTTGAGACGTTTGCGGACCGGGTTCATAATGAAGAAACATGACCTCTGACCTTATAAAAGCGGCAGAAAAAAAGTGTGAACTTTAAAGTAAgctgtaaaaagaaagaaaatgtggctGATTTTCATCTGATGCAGTTCTGTATATTAATATTCTGTCACTGGGAGACTACATGTGAACTCATCTTTAACCGGTTCATTTTCCAAGAGGAGTTTTAATCGAATCTGGCATGTTTTCATGCAAACAAGAGACATTAAAAGTGTTCACTTACTGTTTCTTCCAGTTGTACTATGAAGCTCTTAAACTTTTCCTGTTAAACAAAATTATAGTTGTGACACACGTTTGTGAAGCAGCTCAAAGAAACAATTAGTGAAATAATCAAATACAGTCGAGAGTAGTTTTACTAATTAGACACTTGTGGCGGTGTTAGCtgttaaatacaaacatttagcAGTTAGCTCCCATTAGCAGTTGACAGTTTAACGCACGCTTGAAGTGTTCAGTCCGCGCATCCGTTGATCGTAATCATTCTGCAGCTAGCAAGCTAACACCTCTCCTGTAGGCTAGCGTTTAACGTTAGCACGAAAGCACAGTCCTTCCTACAACGGAGGACTCCAGGTGAGCCTGTCCAGTCAGGCAGACCCTATCTACCGGTGTCATTCAGATTAAAGACAATCTTAACATTCACACTGCGTTGCAACCAATGCACACTTACCGCCACTATGTCTGCGTCTAAAAACTACATTTCCGGAATCATAGCAGTGACGTCACATCCACAGTGTGATGTCACTTTAGTCGCCGCCTTTAAGGTTTCAGTGTTGTGTGCAGGGTTTATGGACGTTAGGGGTAAATGCTTCTTAACCCAGGGAGCTGCAGCAAATTGTTAAAATATGAagtgctttaatttaatttgccaAATGAATACCACATTCAAAATATTGGGCATCATGAGAATGCTGTATACAAGCAATCCGCTTAATTTTCGAGACTGTAAGAGATTGAAAacattccacacacacacacacacaaaaaaaaaaaaaaaaaaaaaaaaaaaaaaaaaaaaaaaaagggggggggggcatagGCCACGTCAGATGCAGTAAGCTACTTCATTGTAGGATTTTTGAACACTTAGGGGAAAAGAAGGGAAAAGCCATGTATTgcataaaactttatttaaaatttagaataaaaataaacagtccCGATTTCAACTGTCAACTTAGGGGTGCCTGGGCCCGTGACATTAACGAGTGGCACCGATCCGGGGTGAGAGACTCAGACCCTCCAGAGCAGCCGCGGGTTTCTTCAGCTCTTTCATCACCTGTAGACAAAGATCTTTAACGGGCCGCAGGTTGACCCGGGACTTGCCAGGATCCGGGCGTGGTGGAGATGTCTCCATGTCCTGTGAGTTGGCATCAGTGACAGTCACTTTGACAGGTTTGTTCCGATGGAAGAGGGACTCCCGCCTACTCGTAGAAGGATTCGCGGCCAACACTGCACCAAAACCGTAAGGTGTGGTTACCTTCGCCACGTGTGACAGTGACATTGCAGCTCGCGTAGTCACATCTGTGTCCGTGTTTCCCGACTCTGTCCCAGCAGCGTTGCCGCGCCGGGGTCGTCTGATGCCCCGCGGCGGATACAAGTGGAACAACACCCGTGGGGAGGCCACTGAGCTGGTCGGGGTCTCGGGTGAGCTTGCTCCCGGTGGGTCATCATGGTCAGAAAGCAGCCTGACCCGTTCCGAGGAGCCCTGGCGAAAACATGGAGACAGAAGGAGGGGACTGCGTGAAGGGATTAAGAAGCTCGGGATCCGCTCCGGAGTCAGAACCATGGACCGTAGAGTAGATCCGGATTTAATGGCCGACATATCGCCTGAAGCCCTAGAAGAACAAGGACAGATTCAGCTGCAGACGCAAACATGATCATCAATTATTTGGGTATTCATTCCAGACTAAGTCAAACTTTGTAGTTTGATTTAGAATCACCATCCTGATATCCTACCTGATTAGTTATTTGTACAACTTGTTAATCTGAACCTAAATGCTCGACACACCCttttacagctaaaatgatATTAAAAGGTTCAAATGTAAACTAATtaatttccacaaatatctgaAATGGGATCAGTAATATACTACAATGACTGTAGTTGGTCTGAAGCAACTAGCCCTTAATGATTCATTTATAATAGCAGCAACAGGTGGATCCAATCACGCTCTAATCAGTCTGGTCAACCACCCAGACTTTTAAATCACTGAAACAGATCTTCAGCCtatatttaaagttaaataaataaacaaggaaaGGCAATGATGGGGTCAATGATTGTGACCTGGTTCACAAAAGAATCGGTCTCTTAGTAAACTCACAATAGGAAAAATCATCTCCAAATCGAGTATACCTAAAATCTTTATAATCCTGACAATGATCTCGCAATTTAAGTTTTCAACAGattgaaaactatttaaaaaacccaaaacattttattttacagtgcaTTACTCTTAAAATACAATCAAACATTCATTACATCCTCATTAACAGCTGAATTAAAGTTGTCTGATAGAAAAGGCTTATTTCTACTGGCAGGCCAGGAGAATGCACACATTTAAGGCGTTTGTCTATTAAAAACCCCACTGAAATTTTAGTTGACAGTGAACTAATCCCATACACTGTCCAGACCTAAAATATTTCCCAGATTCAGGAAGGTGCCACTTAATTGTCAGTATGATATGAAGTCATttatcttttcctgtttttgtttattcttttttttttttacagtaaccTAATCCCTTTACCACTAAAACTTGGCCTGTTAAGGTGTGGACAGacttgtaaaaatgttaaataaaacatgagccCATTTTGTCTCAAGTTTGATGTTGGAATCCAGCCCATTTTACCCTTTAATGTTTTCAATTAAACAATTacttcaaattttatttaatcttattataAAAGCACAAAAGTGACTGTGTTCACACCTGGTCCCCCTTAAAGATGAGTTTCCTTTTGATTTTAGTTTGTGGCTTTTTGGAAAACTTGTGCAGacaaattgtttaatttaaatgctttataataaaacctgtctaattaaaattaaaatgaggcTGATGTTTTCTGACACTACTGTGGAAACATCAGCCTCAAAGCAGTTGAGGTCCTGATTCACTTTCAAAAATGATCTGAGtcatgtaaaagatgtaaagactataaaaacacttgtttttatcTTGAACAAGTTGtcaatgtgtttttgtataaaaaaaattccagaAGTATTCAGTAGCCCAAAACCCACACCAAATTCCATAGGGATTTGACATGTTTTGCACCCACATCAAATATTTCATTGACTGTGCCTTTGTTCCCTTGAGCCGCATCATACCCTCATCCCAACCCAAAGTAACAGACGTATGACACCCTGAAACCATCAGTTTTTATATTAAGAATTCATCTGAAAGGATCTCACAGATGAGCTTTAACTGAAGCGAGACAAACAGGAAGGAGCTGCTAAAATCAGCAGGAAGTTGGGATCCTCCAAAACAACAGTCCAAGGTCCCCTTACCCTCGAAAatttttgagaaaaacaaaacaaaataaagaacaggGCTTGCACAGAGAATCACTGTCATCATTTAAGTCCACTGTTAAAATAAGTCCATTTGGTTCAAGAGTTTGTAGCTTCCTcccccagtgcatcatgggacatcagCCACACACTGACTTTTGACCCGCCTAGGTTTGGAGTCCTGCAATCTGTCcttgtctccatggaaacagatATTATCTTGTCATGTTAAAGTCAGTTTACAACATGGATTTAAAGCCTGCAGTGTTTCTGAGCCCATCTCGGACCTCTTGCAGTGGTCAAGCGGCTGGTTGGCTGGAGTGTGCTTGGTCACGGTATTTATCAGTCGCTGTCAGAGCCAACGGCTGACGAGCCTTTTCGCTTCCTCTTCGGTGCTTTGGGTTTCGAGTCTTCCTCCTCCTAGAACAGACACAACAATGTCACAGCAAAATTTTTAACCAGTCCCAGACTTTTATGGATCTGAATTTTGCCAGACCAATTTGGTGTGGTCACGTACCGAGGCACTGCTGGACGCACTCTCCTCCTCATTGTTGGTGGGCGGTGCTGCACCTTTTCTTGAACGAGGTGACGAAGCTGGAGCTTTTCGTCGAGACTTTAGAGGCTTTGATTGAGAGTCCTCATACTCCTCTGCAAGCGCGAACAAATCACTGAACCTGAAGAGGGAAGAAGTGATGTCAACATCTGCTGGTGTGTTGTCAGTATTGGCAAATGTGATGCCATCTTTAGAACATTTTCTTATGTACCTCATCTTATGGGCTTCATCGCAGCTGGCCTGAACGTGCTGTAGAGCTTGGAGGATGGGCGTCTGAGTAAAAACTAACAGACATCTGGACCGTTAATGACCTGAATGTCGTCGCAAATCAATAATTCTGAGGGTATGTGTACTCACAGTTGTTCTTCATGTTGCTCAGACTCAATCTCAGGTTGTCCATGTGCTCCAAGATCTGTTCTAGAGTCAGCTGGGCCAGTTTACTGCTCGAACTACGAAGACTGAAGACGGAGACAGATACAGATAAGCTCATTTTCAACTGCAGTACAAGAAACTGGACTATTTTTTCTGTCCCTCCAAGGAAAACCTGGCCACTTCAACTCAAGACTCTCTTTGCATCTACATTTTTCCCATGCCTCTTTTTGTCCTCACCTCTGTCTTTTGCGTGGctggttgttgtttttgatTAGCTGGGCCTTGATATGTTCTCCCAGTGTGTCGTCATATTTTGACGCCCAGTGTCTAAGAATGCTAGTGGTGAACTGATCCTCTGGGTGACAGGGACGACTCAAGACCATCTTCACCATTTCTTCACTAGGCCTGGGACAAAAATACACGGGACAttaaaaaggacagaaaaacttTACATATATCAGGAAATAGTTTTGTTGCTTTGCATACTTTTCTCTGCGAAGCTGCAACAGCAGACAGGACAAGGCCTCTGGGTGTTCTGAGAAATACAAAGACAAAGGATAGTAAACCAACTATACAACagttcttttctgttttgtgtgtttctgtagtGGTTTTGAGTTGACAGTGTTTCAGCGATCACCTTTGTATTTGAGGTGCTGCAGGATGGGGATGATGGTTTCTAGGGGGATACTGTGAGCCAGAAACAACTGCCAGGTGCTGTACTGCTCAAAGGTCTCCCAATCCAAAGACTGAACTGTGgacatgaaaaggaaaagaaaaggacatgAAGACAAACTATTGTATAAACTCTAACACAAGTCACACTGTAAAGCTTAGTTTCTTACTGAGGATATTAAGAACTGAGTCCTTCCGGAACATCACCAGATTTCCCATCATCACGTGACACATCAGCTCCTGTAACTGCACACAGACAAGTGGCATCCTTGTTACTGGACAACTGACATAGAGAACTCCGCCTCACAGCTACAGAGATTGATGGGATTGCTCAGTCTTACCTGTGTTGAATCAATAACAGCCACAATCATGTTTAGCAGCTCACCACTTCGCAGTGTTTCATCTGGAAACTGAACAACAAAAATCTTGAttagagtgtgtgtttgtgttacgTACATCTGACTTTGTGCGGACAAGTTTCAGACCATgtaaatcaggacattttaaacTAGGACTATTCAATTTGGTCCCATGAGGGCcatggtcctgcaggtttttgatgtttccctgcgccaacacacctgacacaaatgaatgagtcattttgCAGAAttttataggctgttggatctaatcaatgtgagtcaggtgtgttggagcagggaaacattgaaaacccgCAGGACTGCAGCGCTTTGGTCCAAAATTAACAATACAGTCCTATGACACATTAGAATCTTAGCTCTGTGGTGTTAGTCTTGTATTGTGGGGACATATGTGCATCATGAGAACATTTTGGTCAATAATTGCATCTTCAGATGATTCGATTTCATTGTTCAGGTCAGAATTAGTTTAATGTGAACTGACTATATCACATTAGTGGGTGCTTGTCTTACCTCAGAGTAAATGGAGGGTGTGAGGTAGCAGAGAAGCCTGACATCGTCCTCCTGACAGGCCTTCATGTCCATCATCAGACAAGTGTGCAGGTCTCCGAGAGCAGTTGCCTGAGCAAATGACTCGTATAGCATCATCTTACCGtttgctgctttactgttggaTCACACATACAAATGTTTAAATTCTTAATGTTCATATGTTAACATAATGTTAAGCATGTTTATCAGCTCTGACATTACACCAAGGTCACCTTGCTTTCAGATAGTACAGTAAGTGGTATCCAATCTTTGGCTGCTTTTGGTAAAGTTCTGCCAACATGTCTAGCAGCACTGAGAACCCACTGTTGTCTTCTTGCATGGTGACTAGGTTCCTGAAAATTAGACAGAAGGGTTTGCACACCGACTCCTCCAGCGACCTGCAGAGAGACAGACCAGTAATCATTGAGACTAACGGGTCAAAATAAAGACAGTCCAGTTTCAGACAGAGGACAGTCTTACTCTTCAGTGATCTCGTCTGGCAGGACGTCCCCTCTGAAATGATCTTTAAACAGTTCAGCCAAACAGGAAGACAGAGCCGACATCTGCTCTGAATCAAAGTCCTCCTGCAGTACAGAAGAGCAAAGAAGTACACATGACAGATGGAGTCAACATAGCTCAGAAgatcacgttttttttttttgttctgaataTGATTAAGTTATCACAATACTGACTGTTCAAGTGTAAATGTTTGCTATTTGTTTGTAATTAGTTGTGGGGGTACCTGCTTTCTTTGTTTACAAATTAAAACATatgaagtaaataataaaaaaatataaaaaactgaCCTCCAGGATCAGATCCACGATCTCCTGCATCAACTCACACTGAGTCTCTGTATCGCTGAGGGAGGACACACTGTTgttaaaaccagaaaccagaaaacacagacaGGTGTTCCTGACTGTGACCTCTGGCTTTCAGTTTGATCTGAGGAACTGAAGGAAGACTGTAGGGTCTCACCTGGTTTTCTGAAGCTGCTGTACCTTCTCCTTCATGGTGTCATCTAATTGGTCAAGCCAGGGTGTGATGTCAGCAGGCTCCTCCATTACAGCCTCTTTGATTGGATGAAACCTGAATTCCCTCTTCTTTCCTGTACAGTGATTGGTTAACAGGGGGTGTAGTGCACTGTTATTAGTTTATCATCTATTAGAATCATGTAAATCTCCAGATATGAAGCATTTTAGTATACTTTaactggtttggactagtttaAACCTATTCAGATCATACTAGTTTGATGTATTTAAGTTAGTTTATTCATGTTTATCCAATCTGAAATGGTTATGCCAGTCATAATTTATGTCACCTTTGTTGTTTACTTCCTCCTCGTCATCGCTGAAAGCGGCTTCTGTGTTGTCATAGCAACCTTCTTCCTTGTCCAGCACATGGTTTtccatctccatggaaactgcCTCTTCCATTTTCACTGCAGGACATGGAAATGTTTTAACGCTTCCgctgtctttttgtcttttgtcaaCTGATGACAAAATGTGGGCACCGCATGCTCActtaagttgttttttgtaaatttacagCTGTTCATCATgagttaaatgtgtgtgtaaccATTAGATTTGTTTTCaagtatgtgtgcatgtgctacCTTCTGTGGGAGGGGATGGTGGGCTGCAGAACTCGGGAAATCTTTCTCTGAGCATCGATCGCAGCTCTTTGTCTAACTTTGGATTATCGAACAACGGAGCGAGGTGACTGAAAGACAGAGATCAAtaatcatttattaaaaatgctcAGTGTGAGACTGTTACATTCATTGATCAATATGATGTGTATGCAACAGAAGTAATGATGGATGTAATTCTTACGCCAGCACTCTCTTCTCCATGATGAAGTTGAGCGAGTTGAAGACGCCCTGACGGACCTGAGATTCCAATGGAGGGAAGAAATGGGGGATGATCTGTGTAGGGAAGGAGGGAACAAAGGAGGCAGGAACagattaaacaaacacacaaaaaaagtgcTTTTGTTTGAAAACATTCCTTTAATATTTTGTCTGTGTTTCAGTATTCAGTGTGTATGTTACCCTGCACATGAAGTCTAGCAGTGTGGCTGTGATGGCGGGATGAGGTTTCATGGAGTGATGCATTACCAGGATGGCTGGTTCTGAAACAAAAGAATACCAATAACACAGGTGACTGTGGGTCCattctttttgagtcagctggGAGATGACCCTGGAAGAAGTGATGACGAGCAGGGAGGAGGAGTTTACCACTTAAATGGAGGGGAAAGCATTTTGCTTATGAGAAGAGGTGTTAGCAAAACAAAGGAAGCATGGGTCTTTTGGAGCAAagttaacaataaaaataatttaaaaaaagtcataattttGCACATACTTGTTTCAGGCTGTTGTAGTTTGTTTGGCAGTCAACTAACATTCATTTACCAACCATTTTATAACAAATAAGGACAAtacagtataaatgagttgggTTGGGACATAGCTTTGTTGCTTAGAGCAACTAAACAGAATCATAATTTAGCAGAAATTGTTTCAGGAATCATTTTAATGCACTTAAACTTTAGCTTGAACTTAAATGAAGGCCACATATCAACATTTTCATCAAGTTAGAACATTTTTGAGTTTATTAGCAAACCTACTCTGATTAATTTTTCCAGGCCATAGGGTTTAAGGGGCTTTCTTGCTGAATACACTGTCACTGAATCACCATTTGAAATGGGAGTCATTGTGATAATTGTGAAGTAAATTAAGTAAATTTatgaaatgtatttgtttaaatcAAGTTCAATGATTGTAATGACCTTTTCACTTTTCAaccaaataaagtaaaaataaagctgacttcaACAATTCTGTAAATCTCAACCGGTGGTAGACTGATAAAGAAAAGGTAAAGTTTGAATGAAGAACAATGTCAGCTTTACACTTCACTGTTTGAGGGATCAGACCTAGTTTcagcattcatttaaaatacaaTTTT includes the following:
- the ints3 gene encoding integrator complex subunit 3, with product MEPAPAKAKPQGRLLVSTQLDAKDELEERLERCVGIVQALTNGLSEREANDALTANVCKGQQQHEEVCQGLFTLVLTEPTQAQRCYRDLTLVNRDGMNIVLVKINQILMEKFLKLQDVPRTQLVWLVRELVKSGVMGADGVIMTLLKQIAGGDISAKNLWLAESVLDILLEQKEWVLKSGMLIAMSVYTYLRLIVDHGTPNLVPLRQKEVDFCINMLREKFMECLIIGRDLVRLLQNVARIPEMELLWRDLLHNPQVLSPQFTGILQLLTARTSRKFLACRLTPDMETKLLFMTSRVRFGQQKRYQDWFQRQYLSTAESQSLRCDLIRYICGVVHPSNEVLSSDILPRWAIIGWLLTTCTSNVAASNAKLALFYDWLFFNPEKDSIMNIEPAILVMHHSMKPHPAITATLLDFMCRIIPHFFPPLESQVRQGVFNSLNFIMEKRVLAHLAPLFDNPKLDKELRSMLRERFPEFCSPPSPPTEVKMEEAVSMEMENHVLDKEEGCYDNTEAAFSDDEEEVNNKGKKREFRFHPIKEAVMEEPADITPWLDQLDDTMKEKVQQLQKTSDTETQCELMQEIVDLILEEDFDSEQMSALSSCLAELFKDHFRGDVLPDEITEESLEESVCKPFCLIFRNLVTMQEDNSGFSVLLDMLAELYQKQPKIGYHLLYYLKASKAANGKMMLYESFAQATALGDLHTCLMMDMKACQEDDVRLLCYLTPSIYSEFPDETLRSGELLNMIVAVIDSTQLQELMCHVMMGNLVMFRKDSVLNILIQSLDWETFEQYSTWQLFLAHSIPLETIIPILQHLKYKEHPEALSCLLLQLRREKPSEEMVKMVLSRPCHPEDQFTTSILRHWASKYDDTLGEHIKAQLIKNNNQPRKRQSLRSSSSKLAQLTLEQILEHMDNLRLSLSNMKNNFFTQTPILQALQHVQASCDEAHKMRFSDLFALAEEYEDSQSKPLKSRRKAPASSPRSRKGAAPPTNNEEESASSSASEEEDSKPKAPKRKRKGSSAVGSDSD